A region of Leifsonia xyli DNA encodes the following proteins:
- a CDS encoding serine/threonine protein kinase, producing MTTSQTDPMIGRLIDGRYQVRSRIARGGMATVYLATDLRLERRVAIKIMHGHLADDSTFKSRFVQEARSAARLAHPNVVNVFDQGQDSDMAYLVMEYLPGITLRDLLKDYGKLTPEQTIDIMEAVLSGLAAAHKAGIVHRDLKPENVLLADDGRIKIGDFGLARAASANTATGQALLGTIAYLSPELVTRGVADARSDIYALGIMMYEMLTGQQPFQGEQPMQIAYQHANDAVPAPSAKNPAVPAELDELVLWATEKDPDRRPRDAREMLDRLLEAEKSIRGEAVLQPTMVLPPAFDVDAGDTQIINPAIRQQVASSTPAATETLTKAAAKRRSKGWWLFALVILLAVVAAGTGWYFGAGPGSLVAVPNVVNSAPDAATAQLTKLGFKAAQAPEYSVTVAKGLVSSTDPKAGVPAGRGSTVTLRISQGPKPVDVPPLAGLTTDAAKSAITAVGAKVGDVTPQFDAKVPADTVISATRADNGADISGGGSYFEAAAVNLVVSAGAIPDVAGKSVDDANAILSKVGLHTAAGPESYSDTVDKGDVISAKPQNDPVRPGDTLLLETSKGPEPVTVPDVVGKNWADAKKALTDAGFKLKYSAIADVAPSAFVVSKISPEAGTQQPKGSTITVNFAGF from the coding sequence GTGACCACGAGCCAGACCGACCCGATGATCGGCCGTCTCATCGACGGCCGGTATCAGGTGCGCTCGCGGATCGCTCGCGGCGGCATGGCGACCGTCTACCTGGCCACCGACCTCCGCCTGGAGCGCCGGGTCGCGATCAAGATCATGCACGGCCACCTGGCCGACGACTCCACCTTCAAGAGCCGCTTCGTGCAGGAGGCGCGCTCGGCCGCCCGGCTCGCGCATCCCAACGTGGTCAACGTGTTCGACCAGGGCCAGGACAGCGACATGGCCTACCTGGTCATGGAGTACCTGCCCGGCATCACGCTGCGCGACCTGCTCAAGGACTACGGCAAGCTCACCCCGGAGCAGACCATCGACATCATGGAGGCCGTGCTCTCGGGCCTCGCCGCCGCGCACAAGGCGGGCATCGTCCACCGCGACCTCAAGCCCGAGAACGTGCTGCTCGCCGACGACGGACGCATCAAGATCGGCGACTTCGGCCTCGCCCGCGCCGCCTCCGCGAACACGGCGACCGGTCAGGCGCTCCTCGGCACCATCGCCTACCTCTCCCCCGAGCTCGTCACCCGCGGGGTCGCCGATGCCCGCAGTGACATCTACGCGCTCGGCATCATGATGTACGAGATGCTGACCGGCCAGCAGCCCTTCCAGGGCGAGCAGCCGATGCAGATCGCCTACCAGCACGCCAACGACGCCGTCCCCGCGCCGAGCGCCAAGAACCCGGCAGTCCCCGCCGAGCTCGACGAGCTCGTGCTGTGGGCGACCGAGAAGGACCCGGACCGCCGTCCCCGCGACGCCCGCGAGATGCTCGACCGCCTGCTCGAGGCCGAGAAGTCGATCCGCGGAGAGGCGGTGCTGCAGCCGACAATGGTGCTGCCGCCGGCGTTCGACGTGGATGCGGGCGACACCCAGATCATCAACCCGGCCATCCGGCAGCAGGTCGCGTCGAGCACGCCGGCCGCGACCGAGACGCTGACGAAGGCCGCCGCGAAGCGCCGCTCGAAGGGCTGGTGGCTGTTCGCGCTGGTCATCCTGCTCGCGGTCGTCGCCGCCGGCACCGGCTGGTACTTCGGCGCCGGCCCCGGGTCGCTGGTCGCCGTCCCGAACGTCGTGAACTCCGCACCCGACGCGGCGACTGCGCAACTCACCAAGCTCGGTTTCAAGGCCGCTCAGGCCCCCGAATACAGCGTCACGGTCGCCAAGGGCCTGGTGTCGAGCACGGACCCGAAGGCGGGCGTGCCCGCCGGGCGTGGCAGCACGGTCACACTCCGCATCTCGCAGGGGCCGAAGCCGGTCGACGTCCCGCCGCTCGCGGGTCTCACGACGGACGCGGCCAAGAGCGCGATCACCGCGGTCGGCGCGAAGGTCGGCGACGTCACGCCGCAGTTCGACGCCAAGGTCCCGGCCGACACCGTCATCTCGGCGACGCGCGCCGACAACGGCGCCGACATCTCCGGCGGCGGCTCCTACTTCGAGGCCGCGGCGGTCAACCTCGTCGTCTCGGCGGGCGCCATCCCGGATGTCGCGGGCAAGTCTGTCGACGACGCCAACGCCATCCTGAGCAAGGTCGGCCTGCACACCGCCGCCGGCCCCGAGAGCTACAGCGACACGGTCGACAAGGGCGACGTCATCTCGGCCAAGCCGCAGAACGACCCGGTGCGCCCGGGCGACACCCTGCTCCTCGAGACCTCCAAGGGCCCCGAGCCCGTGACGGTACCGGATGTCGTGGGGAAGAACTGGGCGGACGCCAAGAAGGCCCTCACGGACGCCGGCTTCAAGCTCAAGTACAGCGCGATCGCCGATGTGGCGCCGTCCGCCTTCGTCGTGTCCAAGATCTCGCCGGAGGCGGGGACGCAGCAGCCCAAGGGCTCCACGATCACGGTCAACTTCGCCGGGTTCTAG
- a CDS encoding transcriptional regulator: MSEPVQTTEWLTVPDLVELLGLSVSRVRRLIEDRHLGAKRVDGVLKVPAAFLKDGQPLSELHGTLIVLADDGFSDDEAVDWLLEEEESLGTSPIEALRAGRKAEVRRIAQALA, from the coding sequence GTGAGCGAGCCCGTCCAGACCACGGAGTGGTTGACCGTCCCCGACCTCGTCGAGCTGCTGGGCCTGAGCGTGAGCCGGGTCCGTCGCCTCATCGAAGACCGCCATCTCGGCGCCAAGCGCGTCGACGGCGTCCTCAAGGTTCCCGCCGCCTTCCTGAAGGACGGTCAGCCCCTCAGTGAGCTGCACGGCACCCTCATCGTGCTGGCCGACGACGGCTTCAGCGACGACGAGGCGGTCGACTGGCTGCTCGAGGAGGAGGAGAGCCTCGGAACGTCGCCGATCGAGGCGCTTCGCGCCGGCCGGAAGGCCGAGGTCCGCCGGATCGCTCAAGCGCTCGCGTAG
- a CDS encoding geranylgeranyl pyrophosphate synthase — translation MSESIRFTDLIQSRIDGFFESRASILVSIADELSPVAGFSRDFLSGGKRFRALFCFWGWQAVRTAGDADDDGTDAGSVPASGALDAVVSVASALELFHAAALVHDDIIDNSDTRRGAPAAHKRFERLHDQEGWGGSGAAFGTGAATLLGDLLLILSDELFDEGLTQLVSTPARRAARAEFNRMRLDVTAGQYLDIFEEIGWQGRPDADQLARAERVIVFKSAKYSIESPLLIGGALAGANIGQLDALRDFGLPLGIAYQLRDDLLGVFGDAEVTGKPSGDDLREGKRTVLIALTREAIPSGARAALDELLGDPDLTPEQIRTMQLTIRESGAVGKAERMIADNVSRAIAVLDAAPLGAAAKAHLRDLATTVTRRTA, via the coding sequence GTGTCTGAAAGCATCCGGTTCACCGACCTCATCCAGTCGAGAATCGATGGATTCTTCGAATCACGCGCCTCCATTCTCGTCTCCATCGCCGATGAGCTCTCTCCGGTAGCAGGGTTCTCAAGGGATTTTCTCAGCGGCGGCAAGCGCTTCCGGGCGTTGTTCTGCTTCTGGGGCTGGCAGGCCGTCCGCACCGCCGGCGACGCGGACGACGACGGCACCGACGCCGGCTCCGTGCCCGCGTCCGGAGCGCTCGACGCGGTCGTCTCCGTGGCCAGCGCGCTCGAGCTGTTCCACGCCGCAGCGCTGGTGCACGACGACATTATCGACAACTCCGACACGCGACGCGGGGCCCCGGCCGCGCACAAGCGGTTCGAGCGGCTCCACGACCAGGAGGGCTGGGGCGGCTCCGGCGCCGCCTTCGGCACCGGAGCCGCGACCCTGCTCGGCGACCTGCTGCTCATCCTGAGCGACGAGCTCTTCGACGAGGGGCTCACCCAGCTGGTCAGCACACCGGCACGCCGGGCCGCCCGCGCGGAGTTCAACCGGATGCGGCTGGATGTGACCGCCGGCCAGTACCTCGACATCTTCGAGGAGATCGGCTGGCAGGGCCGGCCGGACGCCGACCAGCTGGCGCGGGCCGAACGGGTCATCGTGTTCAAGTCGGCGAAGTACTCCATCGAGTCTCCCCTGCTCATCGGCGGGGCGCTCGCGGGGGCGAACATCGGCCAGCTGGACGCGCTGCGCGACTTCGGCCTCCCCCTCGGGATCGCCTACCAGTTGCGGGACGACCTGCTCGGGGTGTTCGGCGACGCCGAGGTGACCGGCAAGCCCAGCGGCGACGACCTCCGCGAGGGCAAGCGCACCGTCCTCATCGCGCTGACCCGCGAGGCGATCCCGTCGGGAGCGCGCGCGGCCCTCGACGAGCTGCTCGGCGACCCCGACCTCACCCCGGAGCAGATCCGCACGATGCAGCTCACCATCCGGGAGTCCGGCGCGGTGGGGAAGGCCGAGCGGATGATCGCCGACAACGTGTCGCGCGCGATCGCCGTGCTCGACGCGGCTCCGCTGGGCGCGGCGGCGAAGGCGCACCTCCGCGACCTCGCCACGACGGTCACGCGCCGGACGGCGTGA
- a CDS encoding long-chain fatty acid--CoA ligase, whose amino-acid sequence MNLFETPVIVPLDPEANATDLLVDRVKQTPDQPLFSLPDGAGWKDVTAAEFHRQVIALAKGLVAAGIQPGDKIGLMSKTRYEWTLIDFATWFAGAVLVPIYETSSPTQIQWNMSDSGAIAVFLETAEMHARFDEVHPELPLIGTVWQLHLGDLDKLAAAGRDVPDEEIERRRNLAKGSDIGTLIYTSGSTGRPKGCVLTHSNFVELSRNSAEALKEVVQQPGGASTLLFITTAHVFARFIAVLCVTGGVKVGHQADTKQLLPALASFKPTFLLAVPRVFEKVYNSAEQKAETGGRGKIFRAAADVAVAHSKAVEAGSVPFGLKLKFALYDRLVFSKLRAAMGGRVKFAVSGSAPLGSHLGHFYHSLGIKILEGYGLTETTAPATVNRPDMFKIGTVGPALPGVDLRLAADGEIQVRGINVFKEYWKNPEATAAAFDDGWFKTGDLGSFDSDGYLTITGRKKEIIVTAGGKNVSPAALEDPIRSNPLVSQVIVVGDQKPFISALITLDTEMLPTWLANNGEDKDMTLAEASVNPAVHAEIQRAIDHANAGVSRAESVRKFVVLATELTEASGHLTPKLSIKRNVILADFADVVDGIYSDNPSTQGFSLAH is encoded by the coding sequence GTGAATCTGTTCGAAACACCTGTCATCGTCCCCCTGGACCCGGAGGCCAACGCCACCGACCTGCTCGTGGACCGCGTGAAGCAGACTCCCGACCAGCCGCTGTTCAGCCTGCCCGACGGAGCAGGATGGAAGGACGTCACGGCCGCGGAGTTCCACCGGCAGGTGATCGCGCTGGCGAAGGGCCTCGTCGCTGCGGGCATCCAGCCGGGCGACAAGATCGGGCTGATGTCGAAGACCCGGTACGAGTGGACGCTGATCGACTTCGCGACCTGGTTCGCCGGCGCGGTGCTCGTCCCCATCTACGAGACCTCCTCCCCCACGCAGATCCAGTGGAACATGTCCGACTCCGGCGCCATCGCGGTGTTCCTCGAGACGGCCGAGATGCACGCCCGCTTCGACGAGGTGCACCCGGAGCTCCCGCTCATCGGAACGGTCTGGCAGCTCCACCTCGGCGACCTCGACAAGCTCGCCGCCGCCGGCCGCGACGTGCCGGACGAGGAGATCGAGCGCCGCCGCAACCTGGCGAAGGGGTCCGACATCGGCACCCTCATCTACACATCGGGGTCGACCGGGCGGCCGAAGGGCTGCGTCCTCACCCACTCCAACTTCGTCGAGCTGTCGCGCAACTCGGCCGAGGCGCTGAAGGAGGTCGTGCAGCAGCCGGGCGGAGCATCCACTCTGCTGTTTATCACGACCGCCCACGTGTTCGCGCGCTTCATCGCGGTGCTGTGCGTGACCGGCGGCGTGAAGGTCGGGCATCAGGCCGACACCAAGCAGCTGCTGCCGGCCCTCGCCAGCTTCAAGCCGACGTTCCTGCTGGCCGTGCCGCGCGTGTTCGAGAAGGTCTACAACTCGGCGGAGCAGAAGGCCGAGACCGGAGGCCGCGGCAAGATCTTCCGCGCGGCGGCCGATGTCGCCGTGGCACACTCCAAGGCCGTCGAGGCCGGGTCGGTGCCGTTCGGGCTCAAGCTGAAGTTCGCGCTCTACGACCGGCTGGTCTTCTCCAAGCTGCGCGCTGCGATGGGCGGCCGGGTGAAGTTCGCCGTGTCGGGATCCGCTCCGCTGGGCTCGCACCTCGGCCACTTCTACCACAGCCTCGGCATCAAGATCCTTGAGGGCTACGGCCTCACCGAGACGACCGCTCCCGCGACCGTGAACCGGCCCGACATGTTCAAGATCGGCACGGTCGGCCCGGCGCTCCCCGGCGTCGACCTGCGTCTCGCCGCCGACGGCGAGATCCAGGTGCGCGGCATCAACGTCTTCAAGGAGTACTGGAAGAACCCGGAGGCGACCGCCGCCGCGTTCGACGACGGCTGGTTCAAGACCGGCGACCTCGGTTCGTTCGACTCCGACGGCTACCTCACGATCACGGGCCGCAAGAAGGAGATCATCGTCACCGCGGGCGGCAAGAACGTCTCGCCCGCGGCGCTGGAGGACCCCATCCGCTCCAACCCGCTGGTCAGCCAGGTGATCGTCGTCGGCGACCAGAAGCCGTTCATCTCGGCCCTCATCACGCTCGACACCGAGATGCTGCCGACCTGGCTCGCGAACAACGGCGAGGACAAGGACATGACCCTCGCCGAGGCGTCCGTGAATCCGGCCGTGCACGCCGAGATCCAGCGCGCGATCGACCACGCGAACGCGGGCGTCTCGCGCGCCGAGAGCGTCCGCAAGTTCGTCGTTCTCGCCACGGAGCTGACCGAGGCGAGCGGCCACCTGACGCCGAAGCTGAGCATCAAGCGCAACGTCATCCTCGCCGACTTCGCCGACGTCGTCGACGGAATCTACAGCGACAACCCGAGCACGCAGGGCTTCTCGCTGGCGCACTGA
- a CDS encoding glucokinase: protein MHAIGIDIGGTKIAGAVVDELGAIVREDRVPTDASRPEQIENAVVEMIERLSDGHEEIAGAGVAAAGFIDAAQSTVYYAPNISWRHEPFREKLEKRIDLPVLIENDANAAGWAEFRYGAGRLVSDMVILTIGTGVGGAIVSNDRLFRGGFGAGAEIGHMRVVPGGLPCGCGAHGCIEQYGSGRALQRMANELADAGGIGQGLADVRARTGALTGHDISALITAGDPGALAALRQLGDWLGQACASLGAILDPQLFVFGGGVAQAGELLLEPIRLAYLENLPARGFHPEPEFVIAELVNDAGVVGAADLARLHASSL, encoded by the coding sequence GTGCACGCCATCGGCATCGACATCGGCGGGACCAAGATCGCGGGAGCCGTCGTCGACGAGCTCGGCGCGATCGTGCGCGAGGACCGGGTACCCACCGACGCGAGCCGACCGGAGCAGATCGAGAACGCGGTCGTCGAGATGATCGAGCGCCTCTCCGACGGCCACGAGGAGATCGCCGGCGCGGGCGTCGCGGCCGCGGGCTTCATCGACGCCGCGCAGTCCACCGTCTACTACGCGCCGAACATCAGCTGGAGGCACGAGCCGTTCCGCGAGAAGCTCGAGAAGCGGATCGACCTCCCCGTCCTCATCGAGAACGACGCCAACGCCGCGGGCTGGGCCGAGTTCCGGTACGGCGCGGGCCGCCTGGTCTCCGACATGGTCATCCTCACCATCGGCACCGGCGTCGGGGGCGCGATCGTCAGCAACGACCGCCTGTTCCGCGGCGGCTTCGGCGCGGGCGCCGAGATCGGCCACATGCGCGTCGTCCCCGGCGGCCTGCCCTGCGGCTGCGGCGCGCACGGCTGCATCGAGCAGTACGGATCGGGACGCGCGCTGCAGCGCATGGCCAACGAACTCGCCGACGCGGGCGGCATCGGCCAGGGCCTCGCGGACGTCCGCGCCCGCACCGGCGCCCTCACCGGCCACGACATCAGCGCCCTCATCACCGCTGGCGACCCGGGCGCGCTCGCCGCTCTGCGCCAGCTGGGCGACTGGCTCGGCCAGGCCTGCGCGAGCCTGGGTGCCATCCTCGACCCGCAGCTGTTCGTGTTCGGCGGCGGCGTCGCCCAGGCCGGCGAGCTGCTGCTCGAGCCGATCCGCCTGGCGTACCTCGAGAACCTCCCTGCCCGTGGGTTCCACCCCGAGCCGGAGTTCGTGATCGCCGAGCTGGTGAACGACGCCGGGGTCGTCGGCGCCGCGGACCTGGCGCGGCTGCACGCATCCTCGCTCTGA
- a CDS encoding 3-deoxy-7-phosphoheptulonate synthase, producing MLQTTEPVVRPDESVIEGLDYWRTLPIKQQPEWPDREAAAAASAEIATLPPLVFAGEVDQLRTRLARAASGEAFLLQGGDCAETFAGATADQIRNRVKTVLQMAVVLTYGASVPVIKMGRMAGQFAKPRSSDTETRNGVTLPAYRGDIVNGYDFTPESRQADPRRLVQGYHTAASTLNLIRAFTQGGFADLRQVHSWNKGFAANPANQRYEGLAREIDRAIKFMEAAGADFDELTRVEFYSSHEALLMDYERPMTRIDSRTGTPYNTSAHFVWIGERTRELDGAHVDFLSRVRNPIGVKLGPTTSRDDMLRLIDKLDPEREPGRLTFITRMGAGKIRDALPPLLEAIKRSDAKPLWVTDPMHGNGLTTPNGYKTRRFDDIVDEVKGFFEAHRAAGTNPGGIHVELTGDDVTECLGGSEHIDEETLATRYESLCDPRLNHQQSLELAFLVAEELSQA from the coding sequence GTGCTACAGACCACAGAGCCCGTCGTGCGACCTGACGAGTCCGTGATCGAGGGCCTGGACTATTGGCGCACCCTCCCGATCAAGCAGCAGCCGGAGTGGCCGGACCGCGAGGCCGCCGCCGCCGCGTCCGCCGAGATCGCGACTCTGCCGCCGCTCGTGTTCGCCGGCGAGGTGGACCAGCTGCGCACGCGGCTCGCGCGCGCCGCATCCGGTGAGGCCTTCCTGCTCCAGGGCGGCGACTGCGCCGAGACCTTCGCCGGGGCGACCGCCGACCAGATCCGCAACCGCGTCAAGACGGTGCTGCAGATGGCCGTCGTACTGACCTACGGTGCCTCAGTGCCGGTCATCAAGATGGGCCGCATGGCCGGGCAGTTCGCGAAGCCGCGCTCCAGCGACACCGAGACCCGAAACGGCGTCACCCTGCCCGCGTACCGCGGCGATATCGTGAACGGCTACGACTTCACGCCCGAGTCGCGGCAGGCCGACCCCCGCCGCCTCGTGCAGGGGTACCACACGGCCGCCTCCACGCTGAACCTCATCCGCGCCTTCACCCAGGGTGGCTTCGCCGACCTGCGCCAGGTGCACAGCTGGAACAAGGGCTTCGCCGCCAACCCCGCCAACCAGCGCTACGAGGGTCTGGCCCGCGAGATCGACCGCGCCATCAAGTTCATGGAGGCGGCGGGCGCCGACTTCGACGAGCTCACCCGGGTGGAGTTCTACTCCAGCCACGAGGCGCTGCTCATGGACTACGAGCGCCCGATGACCCGCATCGACTCCCGCACGGGCACGCCGTACAACACGTCGGCGCACTTCGTCTGGATCGGCGAGCGGACGCGCGAGCTCGACGGCGCGCACGTCGACTTCCTGTCGCGCGTGCGCAACCCGATCGGCGTCAAGCTCGGCCCGACGACCTCGCGCGACGACATGCTGCGCCTGATCGACAAGCTGGACCCCGAGCGCGAGCCGGGCCGCCTGACGTTCATCACGCGCATGGGCGCCGGCAAGATCCGGGATGCGCTTCCTCCGCTGCTCGAGGCGATCAAGCGCTCCGACGCCAAGCCCCTGTGGGTCACCGACCCGATGCACGGCAACGGCCTGACGACGCCGAACGGCTACAAGACCCGCCGCTTCGACGACATCGTCGACGAGGTGAAGGGCTTCTTCGAGGCGCACCGCGCCGCGGGCACGAACCCCGGCGGCATCCACGTCGAGCTGACCGGCGACGACGTGACCGAGTGCCTGGGCGGCTCGGAGCACATCGACGAGGAGACCCTGGCGACCCGTTACGAGTCGCTCTGCGACCCGCGTCTGAACCACCAGCAGTCCCTGGAGCTGGCGTTCCTGGTCGCCGAGGAGCTGTCCCAAGCCTGA
- a CDS encoding 1-acyl-sn-glycerol-3-phosphate acyltransferase → MFYWLMKYVVVGPLLRGIFRPWVVGLENIPAEGAVILASNHLSFIDSIFLPLEVDRHVSFLAKSDYFTRRGIKGWATKAFMNATGQLPIDRSGGKASEASLNTGLKVLARGEILGIYPEGTRSPDGKLYRGRTGVARMILEAGVPVVPVAMVDTAKIMPIGTRLPKIGRIGIIVGEPLDFSRFDGMEGDRFILRSVTDEIMYELQRLGAQEYVDVYATTVKEKRATLSQ, encoded by the coding sequence ATGTTCTACTGGCTGATGAAGTACGTGGTCGTGGGCCCGCTGCTGCGCGGCATCTTCCGGCCGTGGGTCGTCGGCCTCGAGAACATCCCGGCCGAGGGCGCCGTCATCCTGGCGAGCAACCACTTGTCGTTCATCGACTCGATCTTCCTCCCGCTCGAAGTGGACCGGCACGTGTCGTTCCTCGCGAAGAGCGACTACTTCACGCGGCGTGGGATCAAGGGATGGGCGACCAAGGCGTTCATGAACGCCACCGGCCAGCTGCCCATCGACCGCTCCGGAGGAAAGGCCTCGGAGGCCTCCCTCAACACCGGGCTCAAGGTGCTGGCGCGCGGCGAGATCCTCGGCATCTACCCCGAGGGCACACGCAGCCCGGACGGCAAGCTGTACCGCGGCCGGACCGGCGTGGCCCGCATGATCCTGGAGGCCGGCGTCCCGGTCGTCCCGGTGGCCATGGTGGACACGGCCAAGATCATGCCGATCGGGACGCGCCTCCCGAAGATCGGCCGCATCGGCATCATCGTCGGGGAGCCGCTCGACTTCTCGCGGTTCGACGGGATGGAGGGCGACCGCTTCATCCTGCGCTCGGTCACCGACGAGATCATGTACGAGCTGCAGCGCCTCGGCGCCCAGGAGTACGTCGACGTCTATGCCACCACGGTCAAGGAGAAGCGGGCGACGCTGTCACAGTAG